A window of Streptomyces broussonetiae genomic DNA:
ACCGCCGCCCCCTGTGCCACCCCCAAGCACAAGGGCGAACTCGGCTGCGACTCCTTCCGCGTGACCGGCGGCCTCACCGCCTTCCAGAAGCAGCAGGCGGCGAGGACCGGCCTCACCCCCAAGGCCGCCGACGCCTCCACCCCCTCCGGCTACGGCCCGAGCGACCTGCAGTCGGCCTACGGCCTCACCTCCGCCGCCGCCTCCAAGGGCTCCGGCGAGACCATCGCCATCGTGGACGCCTACGACGACCCGAACGCGGCGGCCGACCTCGCCAAGTACCGCTCGTACTACGGCCTGTCCTCCTGCACCACGTCCAACGGCTGCTTCAAGAAGGTCAGCCAGACCGGCTCCACCACCTCACTGCCCTCCGCCGACAGCGGCTGGGCCGAGGAGGAGTCCCTCGACCTCGACATGGCCTCCGCCATCTGCCCGAACTGCAACATCCTCCTCGTCGAGGCCAAGTCCGCGACGATGGCGAACCTCGGCACCGCGGTGAACGAGGCCGTGACCCTGGGCGCGAAGTACGTCTCCAACAGCTACGGCGGCTCGGAGTCCTCCTCCGACACCTCCTACGACTCCTCCTACTTCAACCACCCGGGCGTCGCCATCACCGTCTCCGCCGGCGACGGAGGCTACGGAGCCGAGTACCCGGCCGCGTCGAAGTACGTGACGGCCGTGGGCGGTACGGCCCTGTCGAAGTCCTCCTCCACCCGCGGCTGGACCGAGTCGGTCTGGAAGACCAGCAGCACGGAGGGCACCGGCTCCGGCTGCTCCTCCTACGACGCCAAGCCGACCTGGCAGACCGACACCGGCTGCGCCAAGCGCACGATCTCGGACGTGGCGGCCGTGGCCGACCCCGCGACCGGCGTCTCGGTCTACGACTCCTACGGAGTGACGGCCGGCTGGTACACCTTCGGCGGCACCAGCGCCAGCTCGCCCATCATCGCCGGTGTCTACGCCCTCGGCGGCACCCCGTCCAGCGGCAGCTACCCGGCCAAGTTCCCGTACACCGCGGCCGGCACCTCCGCGCTGAACGACGTCACCAGCGGCAACAACGGCTCCTGCTCCCCCAGCTACCTGTGCACCGCCCGGTCGGGCTACGACGGCCCGACCGGCTGGGGCACCCCTGAGGGCACGGCCGCCTTCACCGGCTGACCGCACCGCCCGCTGCGCAGGTCACAGGCCCCGACGGCACCCGCCGCCGGGGCCTTGTCCATTTTCCGCCCGGCCCCCATGAGAACATCGTGCCGGTACCTCACCCGACCGGCCGTCAGAAACCGTGCCAGGCCGTAAAGGAGGACAACGACAGAACCACACGACAGGTTCCGGTCTGACCTCGTTGCCCGGCGTGACCTGCCGTGATACACAGAGTGACCGTACGAGTCATTCGTACGAAACCCGCCAGTCAATGACGTCAAGTCGACATACGTTGGCGGCGTTGTCGGCGACAATGAGGCCTGACCTCTGCACACCGCAGGGGGCCAACGAACTACCCACCAGGGGCGGTGACTTACATGCTCTTTGCGGCCGACAAGGGAGACATCAACACCATCATCGGCGGGATCGCCCCGAACTGGGGCCCCTTCGGCAGCCTGGGCAACGAGGCGAAGGTGATGATCGAGGTGGTGATGGCGGTGGCCATCCTGCTCTGCCTCGGCATCGCGGTCTGGGGCGCGGCCAAACAGCGCATCGGCGCCACGGCCCTGCGCGACACCTTCAGCGCGGAACAGGGCAAGGGCCTCATCATCGCCGGCCTCACCGGAGTGTTCATCATCGGCTCCCTCGGCACACTGTTCACGATCGTGTACGGCATGGCGGTGTAACCCGCCCCGTCTCCCCCTCCCCCACCCCCCGTCCGTCGTGCCCACCGGCTGAGGTTGCGTCTCCCTGATGTCGAGTCACCACACCGCGCCCGCGCGGGAACCAGCACGGCTACCGTCGTATGCCTACGAGGGTGCCTACGAGGGTGAGGGAGCGCAGACGCCATGAATCCCGGAGACGACGGGTCCTACCCCGACTACGGCGACACCACGGGCCACACCCGCACCCGCCTCCCCGAGGGCGACCCCTACGGCGGCGCCCCCCGCCGCCCGGCCCGCTCCTCCTCCCGCAGCCTGGTGACGGTGGTCGGCGTGGTGGTCCTCCTGATCGCAGCGATCGCTTTCGCCAACCGGGGGGACCGGTCGTCGGCCGGCACCGCCTCCGGAAAGGCCGGCAAGCCGACGAACTCTCCCACGACGGCCAGCGGAACGGAACCCGTGCAGACCAAGTCCTCGGGGGTGCCCACGGGATTTGCCCACACGGAACAGGGTGCGCAGTCGGCAGCCTCGAACTACGCCGTGGCACTGGGCTCGACGAGCATGTTCAACCAGGACAGCCGCAACAGACTGCTGCACCTGCTGTACACCTCCGACGCGGCAACCCGTCTCCAGGGACAGATGGACCAGGCCTACTCGGCCGACTTCCTTGCCAACATGGGCCTCGACGCATCGGGCAACCCGCCGAAGGACAGCACCTTCGTCTCCCGGGTGATCCCGGTCGGCACAACGGTTCGGAACTACACCGCCAACGGCACCGAGATCGCCGTCTGGTACGTGGGGCTCATCGGCATGTCCGGCAGCTCCTCGACCGACCCCGTCACCTCGTCCTGGAAGACATGGACCTTCGACCTGCAGTGGTCCGGCGACGACTGGAAGATCACTTCCGACACGCAGAAGGACGGCCCGGCCCCGGTACCCGGTGACGACAAGGCCGCCACCTCCGACGAGATCAGCAAGGCCATCGAAGAGTACGGAGGGTTCACGTATGCCCGGTAGCCCGCAACGTGCGCTGAAGCTCGCCGGATTCGTGGCAGCCGTGCAGACCACGGCCGTGCTGCTCGCCACCCGCGCCTTCGCCGCCCCCTCGCCCACCCCCCCGGGCAGCCCGTCGCCCTCGCCGTCGGGACACAGGTACAACTGCGGCGTCATCTCCGGCGAGGCCAGGAAGTACTGCGAACGCGGCAACACCAGCAGTGGATCCGGCGGCGCCGGCGTCCCGGACACCTCCACCCTCGACCCCCTCTCCTCCCTCGCCAAAGGCTGTGCCGAGGCGGCCTCCTGGACGATCGACAAGCTCAGCAAGGCCGTGAAGGAGACCGCCAACGTCGACTTCACCAACGAGAAGTTCCTTCAGCAGTACGCCATCGTCTTCGCCGCCTCCACCATCCTCACGCTCCTGCTGTGGCTCCTCGCCGTGGCCAAACGAGCCGTCCGCGGCGTGCCGCTGACCACCGCCATCTCCGAAGCCATCGGCTTCCTCTGGCTCACGGTGCTCGCCTCCGCCTTCACCCCGCTGATCCTCTACACCGTCGTCTCCGCGACCGACGGCGTCACCGACGTCCTCGCCAAGGCCACCGGCGACCAGGCCGACACCTTCTTCGGCACCTTCTCCGGCGCCCTCGGCAAGGGCACCGACATCGGCGGCGGCCCGATCATGCTGATCGTCGTCTCCCTGGTCAGCATCCTCGCCGCCGGCGTCCTGTGGTTGGAGCTGGTCATCCGCGCCGCCCTCCTCTACGTCGGCGCGCTCCTCGGCACCGTCGTCTACGCCGGACTCGTGGACAAGAACCTGTGGGGCCACGTCCGGCGCTGGGCCGGGATCATGATCGCCGTCATCCTCGTCAAACCGGTCATCGTGATCGTGCTCGGCCTCGCCGGCGCCCTCTCCTCCGGCAACGGCCCCGACTCCTTCTCCGCCGTCGTCTCCGGCCTCGCCATCATCCTGCTCGCCATCTTCGCCAGCGCAATGATCTACCGCTTCGTCCCCGGCTTCGGCGACGACATCGCAAGCGGCCGCAACAACCGCATCATGCAGGGCGCCGAGGGCAAGGCCGCCGCCGTCATCAGCTCCCCCGCCACCCTCGTCGCCCAGGGCATCAAGACGCACAGCTCCCGCGCCGACAACAACGGCGGCGCAGCAGGCGGCACCAGCAGCAGCACCCCCCGCCCGGCCAACCCCGCCACCGGCGGCGTCGCCGCCCACAGCAGCCGTACTCCCGCATCCGGCGGCGGCGCGGTCCCCTCCGCCACACCCGCGCCCCGCGCACCCAGCCCCGCCAACACCCCGCACGCCGGCAACGCCCGCAACAACCGCCCAGGAGGTGAAGGGCGTTGACGACCGAGGCCCACCTGTCCCATCCGGTCACGCCCCGCCGTACGTATCTGATCGGCCGCGCCCGGCCGAACGCGATCATCGGCCGGAACCGCGAGTCCGGCGAGATCGCGCTGATCGTCGCGGGCGCGTTCCTCGGCATGATGTGCGGCCTCCTCGTGCCCGTCCTGTCCCTGCGGATCGTGCTGCTGACGGGCTTCCCGCTGCTCGCGCTCGCCGCGGTCTACGTGCCCTACAAGCGCCGCACCTTCTACAAGTGGTTCGAGATCAACCGCAGCTACAAGCGCACGATCAAGGGCGGCGCCGTCTACCGCTCCACCGCCATGGAGGCCGGCACCCGCATCGACGGCCGCGAGGTCGAGATCGGCCCGCCGCCCGGCATCGGACGCATCAGCTGGCTCGCCGCCCCCTTCGGACCCGACGAGATCGCCGTACTGCTGCACGCCGACCGCAAGACCGTCACGGCCGCCATCGAGATCGAGGGCCCCGGCGTGGGCCTGCGCGACTCGGAGGACCAGGAGGCCCTGGTCGACCGCTTCGGCACCCTGCTCAAGCACGTCGCCAACGGCGACGGGTTCGTCACCCGCCTGCAGATGCTCGCCCGCACCCTGCCCGCCGACCCCGACGCGCACGCCAAGGACGTCGTCCAGCGCGGCGACCAGCGCTCCCCCGAGTGGCTCCAACGCAGCTACGACCAGCTGCAGTCCATGGTGTCCACCAGCAGCGAGCAGCACCGTGCCTACCTCGTCGCCTGTATGCACTACACCCGCGAACTGGCCGCCGAGGCCCAGGCCATGGCCCGCGCCGCCCGCCCGCAGACCGGCCGCAGGCTGGACCGCGACGCCGGTCTCGCCGTCGTCATGGCCCGCGAACTGACCGACATCTGCTCGCGCCTTCAGGAAGCCGACATCCGCGTCCGGCAGCCGCTCGGCCAGGGCCGGCTGGCGTCACTGGTCCACTCCATGTACGACCCGGACCACCCCATCGACCACATCCAGGCGATGACCCAGCGCAACGCCTGGCCGGCCGAGCTGGACGCCATGGAGCCCACCTACCTCCAGGCCAAGACCCGCGAGTCCAACACCCGCGCCCCCTGGTGCCACGCCACCGCCTGGGTCAAGGAATGGCCGATGACCCCGGTCGGCGTGAACTTCCTCGCCCCGCTCCTCGTCCACACCCCGGACGTCATCCGCACGGTCGCCGTGACCATGGACCTCGAGCCCACCGAGATCGCCATCGAACGCATGCTGACGGAGAAGACCAACGACGAGGCAGAGGCGTCCCGCGCCGCCAAGATGAACCGGACCGTCGACCCCCGCGACATCGCCGCCCACAACCGCCTCGACCAGCGCGGCGAGGACCTCGCCAGCGGCGCCGCCGGCGTCAACCTGGTCGGCTACATCACCGTCTCCTCCCGCACCCCGGAGGCCCTCGCCCGCGACAAGCGCACCATAAGGGCCTCCGCCGGCAAGTCGTATCTCAAGCTGGAGTGGTGCGACCGCGAGCACCACCGCGCCTTCGTCAACACGCTGCCCTTCGCCACCGGCATCCGGAGGTAGGACCTGATGCGGGATCCGCTGTCCGTCCTCACCGACGCCTTCACGTCCTTCCTCTTCGGAAAGGTCGAGACGACCCGCCTCCCGGTTCGCACCTCCACGGGCCAGGCCCAGGCGGTCTACCTGCCCACGGCCGCCCCCGGCCTCGGCGACTCCGGCGTCATCATCGGCCGCGAGGTGTACTCCGGCAAGGGCTACATCTACGACCCCTTCCAGCTGTACGGCCAGCAGCTCCCGGCCCCGCACTGGCTCGTCCTCGGCGAGTCCGGCAACGGCAAGTCGGCCCTGGAGAAGACCTACGTCCTACGACAGCTGCGCTTCAAGGACCGACAGGTCGTCGTCCTGGACGCCCAGGGCGAGGACGGCGTCGGCGAATGGAACCTCATCGCCGAGGAGCTGGGGATAACACCCATCCGGCTCGACCCGACGGCCGCCCTGGACCACGGCATCCGGCTCAATCCGCTGGACCCCGCGATCACGACCACGGGCCAGCTGGCGCTGCTCCGCACGATCATCGAGGTCGCGATGGGCCACGGCCTCGACGAACGCTCCGGCTTCGCCCTCAAGGTCGCGCACTCCTACGTCAACGAGACGATCCTGGACCGCCAGCCCGTCCTGACCGACATCGTGGAGCAACTACGCCACCCCGAACCGGAGTCGGCGGAGGCGATGAACGTCGCCATAGACGACGTACGCGCCTGGGGACTCGATGTCGCCCTGGTACTGGACCGGCTCGTCGACGGTGACCTCAGGGGCATGTTCGACGGCCCCACGACGGTCGGCATCGACCTCGATGCCCCCCTCATCGTCTTCGACCTGTCCCACATCGACCGCAACTCCATCGCCATGCCCATCCTCATGGCGATCGTCGGCGTATGGCTGGAGCACACCTGGATCCGCCCCGACCGGAAGAAGCGCATCTTCCTCGTCGAGGAGGCCTGGCACATCATCAACAGCCCCTTCGTGGCCCAGCTGTTCCAGCGCCTGCTCAAGTTCGGCCGCCGACTCGGCCTGTCCTTCGTGGCGGTCGTCCACCACCTGTCCGACGTGGTCGACGGCGCGGCGGCCAAGGAGGCGGCGGCGATCCTCAAGATGGCCTCCACCCGGACCATCTACGCCCAGAAGGCCGACGAGGCACGGGCCACCGGGCGCGTGCTGGGTTTGCCGAGGTGGGCGGTGGAAATCATCCCGACACTGACGCCCGGCATCGCCGTATGGGACGTCAACGGCAATGTCCAGGTGGTCAAACACCTGGTCACGGAGACCGAACGCCCGCTGGTCTTCACCGACCGCGCGATGACCGAGTCCTCCAGCGACCTCCTGGCCGACGAGGCCCTGCGCGCCGCCGAAATGGAGGCCGAGCAGCGGGCGGCGGCCTTCGTGGAGCAGCATCTGGGCGACTCCGAGTCGACCGTGGCGTAGCGGGAGGGGAGAGGCGTGAGACCGGACGATCACCGCCGTGCCGAGCGGCGCGAGGGCCAGGGCGGCATCCCCGACGGCCTCCTGATCGGCATACTCGCGTTCCTCCTCGGCATGACCCTGCTCGTGTGGACGGCCACGGGCCTGGCGGCGCTCTTCACCAAGGGCGCCTGGCCCACCGGCGTCACCTTCACCCGCACCCCCCTGGCCATGCGCCACCTCATCGGCCGGCCCCACGACCTCACCGGCGCCTGGCCGGACACCCCCGCGGACCGGCTGTCCGGATGGGGCCTGTTCTGGGGCCTGTTCATCGGCCAGTTGATGATCCTCTTCGTCCTCACCGTGTTCGTCATGGGGGTGGTGACCAGATGGCGGGCGGCAAGGTCGCGGCGGAGGGCGACAGCGCGGCAGGAGCCCCGCCACGAGGTCCCACTGCCACGCGGGGCGGCGGCACCGGAACCGATGCCGGTGCCGGCTCCGGCTCCGGCTCCGGAACCTGTGCCGGTGCCGGTGCCGGTGCCGGAACCACAACCGCGGCCGGCGGAAACCGTCGTCCAGGAGACGGCGTCGAAAGCACCCTCACCCGGCGCCCCGGCCCACGGTGAACGGCTGGGCGGGAAGCAGGGAATCCACTTCGCCCCCAGGGACAGCCGGCGGCCGACCGCGGCCCAGGCCGTGCGCGAGGCGGAAGGCCCCGCCCTCGTCGTCACATCGAACCCAGCCCTGTGGGCGGAGACGAAGGACGCAAGAGCCAAACTGGGCCCCACCCTCCTCTACGACCCCACCCACCTCTGCGACACCCCGGCTCGCCTGCACTGGTCCCCCATCACGGGCTGCGAGGACAGACAGACCGCGCTGAGCCGGGCAACGGCACTCCTCGCCCCCGTACACCCCACAGCCAAGATCGACCAAACGGTGGCGGACACGGCGACCACGCTCCTGCGCAGCTACCTCCACGCCGCCGCCCTGGAAACCCGCACCATCCGCCACGTCCACCGCTGGGCCCAGGGCACCCAGGTCCAGGACGCGGTACGCACCCTCCGTACCCACCCCAAGGCCGCCCCCGGCGCCGCCGGCGAACTCGAGGCCGCCCTCACCGCACATCCCGAACGCCGTGACATCGCACAGGAGTTGACCGGCCGCGCCCTGTCCGCCCTCTCCACGGTCAACATCCGCGAGGCCTGCACACCCAACCGAACTGATGCCCTCACCCTGGATTCCTTCGTCCACGAAGGGGGCACGCTCTATGTGGTCGGTGAATCCATCGAGGACCCCAGGAGCAATCCCGGCGCGATGCCACTCCTGACGGCCCTCGCCTCAAGCGTGGTCGAGCGTGGCCGGCGCATGGCCGAACGGTCATCCTCCGGTCGGCTCGACCCACCACTGACCCTGGTCCTGGACGACATCGCCGCCGTGGCCCCGCTCCCCCAGCTCCCTGACCTGCTCACCACCGGCCACGACCAGGGCCTGCCCACCCTCGCCCTGCTGCGCTCCCGCGAACAGGCCCGCTCCCGCTGGCCCCATCAGGAACTGCCGGTCTAGGAGGGCCACTCCAGCACGAACTCCAGCTCGTTCTGCGCCTCGTCCCGGAAGAACGGCACGCACACCCCGCTCGGCACGAACCCCGCCTTGCGGTACGCGCCCTGCGCCCGGGCGTTGTCCTCGTGCACCAGCAGCCGGACCCGCCGCGCACCCTGCTCCCGCGCCCACTCCACACCGGCGTCGAACAGGGCCTTGACCAGCCCGTTCCCACGGTGCTCGGGACGGACGAACACCCCGACCACATGCCCCTGCCGACGCTCCACGAGGTACCCCGCCCAGTCCTTCGTCCCGGCCTCCTCGATGAGCACGGTCACCGAGCCGGCCCACTGTCCGTCGGGTGCCTCGGCGATCAACTGCCGGGCCGTAGTGGACCTCTCACCTGATCCGACCGCCCGGTCCTGCCAGAAGGCGTCCGCCCTTGCCTCGGCATCGTCGTACGACTCCAGGAAGGCGAGATGCGCAACCGGGTCCCGCAGCGCGTCCAGCCGCAGCTGCTTCACTCGGGGCCAGTCGTCCGGTCGTATGGCGCGGATGACGTAGTCATGGCTGGTGCTCATGGGCTCACCGTAGTGCCGAGCGTTGTCAGTGGCATCCCATATTGTGGACGCCATGACAATTTTGCCGCAACGCCCGCATACCGCCCTGCTGGTCATCGACGTACAGAAGGGCGTGATGGTGCCGGGCTCACCGAATCGTGAGAACGTCATCGCCAACATCGCCCAGCTCATCGACGAGGCCCGCGCGGCCGGCGTGCCGGTGATCTGGGTCCAGCACCAGGACGAGGAGCTGGCGCCGGGCACCGAGGCCTGGGAGTACGTACCGGAACTCAAGCGTCTCGACGACGAGCCGCTTGTCGCCAAGAGCTACCGGGACTCGTTCGAGGACACCACGCTGGAGTCGGTCCTGGCCGAGCGTGGAGTGGGCCGCCTCTATGTCACGGGCGCCCAGACCGACTTCTGTATCCGCTCGACCCTGCACGGCGCTCTCGTACGCGGCTACGACGCGACTCTGGTCGCCGACGCCCACACGACGGAGGACCTCACCGAGCACGGCGCGCCGGCCCCGGAGCAGGTCATCGCCCACACCAACTTCTACTGGAGCGGCCAGCACGCGCCGGGCCGACAGGGCGGAACGGTGAACACGGCGGAACTGACCTTC
This region includes:
- a CDS encoding GNAT family N-acetyltransferase, whose translation is MSTSHDYVIRAIRPDDWPRVKQLRLDALRDPVAHLAFLESYDDAEARADAFWQDRAVGSGERSTTARQLIAEAPDGQWAGSVTVLIEEAGTKDWAGYLVERRQGHVVGVFVRPEHRGNGLVKALFDAGVEWAREQGARRVRLLVHEDNARAQGAYRKAGFVPSGVCVPFFRDEAQNELEFVLEWPS
- a CDS encoding type IV secretory system conjugative DNA transfer family protein; protein product: MRPDDHRRAERREGQGGIPDGLLIGILAFLLGMTLLVWTATGLAALFTKGAWPTGVTFTRTPLAMRHLIGRPHDLTGAWPDTPADRLSGWGLFWGLFIGQLMILFVLTVFVMGVVTRWRAARSRRRATARQEPRHEVPLPRGAAAPEPMPVPAPAPAPEPVPVPVPVPEPQPRPAETVVQETASKAPSPGAPAHGERLGGKQGIHFAPRDSRRPTAAQAVREAEGPALVVTSNPALWAETKDARAKLGPTLLYDPTHLCDTPARLHWSPITGCEDRQTALSRATALLAPVHPTAKIDQTVADTATTLLRSYLHAAALETRTIRHVHRWAQGTQVQDAVRTLRTHPKAAPGAAGELEAALTAHPERRDIAQELTGRALSALSTVNIREACTPNRTDALTLDSFVHEGGTLYVVGESIEDPRSNPGAMPLLTALASSVVERGRRMAERSSSGRLDPPLTLVLDDIAAVAPLPQLPDLLTTGHDQGLPTLALLRSREQARSRWPHQELPV
- a CDS encoding cysteine hydrolase family protein, producing MTILPQRPHTALLVIDVQKGVMVPGSPNRENVIANIAQLIDEARAAGVPVIWVQHQDEELAPGTEAWEYVPELKRLDDEPLVAKSYRDSFEDTTLESVLAERGVGRLYVTGAQTDFCIRSTLHGALVRGYDATLVADAHTTEDLTEHGAPAPEQVIAHTNFYWSGQHAPGRQGGTVNTAELTF
- a CDS encoding S53 family peptidase → MRTTHRRWHRFGTTFAATAALAFAGFGAAATADATTPSAKATWTAAPCATPKHKGELGCDSFRVTGGLTAFQKQQAARTGLTPKAADASTPSGYGPSDLQSAYGLTSAAASKGSGETIAIVDAYDDPNAAADLAKYRSYYGLSSCTTSNGCFKKVSQTGSTTSLPSADSGWAEEESLDLDMASAICPNCNILLVEAKSATMANLGTAVNEAVTLGAKYVSNSYGGSESSSDTSYDSSYFNHPGVAITVSAGDGGYGAEYPAASKYVTAVGGTALSKSSSTRGWTESVWKTSSTEGTGSGCSSYDAKPTWQTDTGCAKRTISDVAAVADPATGVSVYDSYGVTAGWYTFGGTSASSPIIAGVYALGGTPSSGSYPAKFPYTAAGTSALNDVTSGNNGSCSPSYLCTARSGYDGPTGWGTPEGTAAFTG
- a CDS encoding ATP-binding protein, with amino-acid sequence MRDPLSVLTDAFTSFLFGKVETTRLPVRTSTGQAQAVYLPTAAPGLGDSGVIIGREVYSGKGYIYDPFQLYGQQLPAPHWLVLGESGNGKSALEKTYVLRQLRFKDRQVVVLDAQGEDGVGEWNLIAEELGITPIRLDPTAALDHGIRLNPLDPAITTTGQLALLRTIIEVAMGHGLDERSGFALKVAHSYVNETILDRQPVLTDIVEQLRHPEPESAEAMNVAIDDVRAWGLDVALVLDRLVDGDLRGMFDGPTTVGIDLDAPLIVFDLSHIDRNSIAMPILMAIVGVWLEHTWIRPDRKKRIFLVEEAWHIINSPFVAQLFQRLLKFGRRLGLSFVAVVHHLSDVVDGAAAKEAAAILKMASTRTIYAQKADEARATGRVLGLPRWAVEIIPTLTPGIAVWDVNGNVQVVKHLVTETERPLVFTDRAMTESSSDLLADEALRAAEMEAEQRAAAFVEQHLGDSESTVA
- a CDS encoding SCO6880 family protein, which produces MTTEAHLSHPVTPRRTYLIGRARPNAIIGRNRESGEIALIVAGAFLGMMCGLLVPVLSLRIVLLTGFPLLALAAVYVPYKRRTFYKWFEINRSYKRTIKGGAVYRSTAMEAGTRIDGREVEIGPPPGIGRISWLAAPFGPDEIAVLLHADRKTVTAAIEIEGPGVGLRDSEDQEALVDRFGTLLKHVANGDGFVTRLQMLARTLPADPDAHAKDVVQRGDQRSPEWLQRSYDQLQSMVSTSSEQHRAYLVACMHYTRELAAEAQAMARAARPQTGRRLDRDAGLAVVMARELTDICSRLQEADIRVRQPLGQGRLASLVHSMYDPDHPIDHIQAMTQRNAWPAELDAMEPTYLQAKTRESNTRAPWCHATAWVKEWPMTPVGVNFLAPLLVHTPDVIRTVAVTMDLEPTEIAIERMLTEKTNDEAEASRAAKMNRTVDPRDIAAHNRLDQRGEDLASGAAGVNLVGYITVSSRTPEALARDKRTIRASAGKSYLKLEWCDREHHRAFVNTLPFATGIRR